Proteins encoded together in one Candidatus Bathyarchaeota archaeon window:
- the hisC gene encoding histidinol-phosphate transaminase: MLRSIINFVEPYDPGLFPEDLAEKYGLEVSEIVNLGSNENPYPPPPGVLEEIISALGKINRYPHPSYTALKERLASYVGLDKSYISVGAGASELLDNVCKAFLDPLDRVVVPIPTYTLYILLAMLREAEVHFVETEGSAFQVDLESLLEASRYAKLVFMGSPNNPTGAVVPLDILDKFLGETEGILVLDETYHEFSGISAAKLVEDRSNLIVIRSMSKYFSLAGLRIGYSISNPKVAEALEKIRLPFSISMPAVRGATRALEELEYFREKRERILSERNRLIHELKRFSFLKAYPSHANFVLLKVLEKPFESDLTEFLARKHIIVRGLTGLLGLKGEYVRVTVGRPEENSRFIEACEEVEELL; the protein is encoded by the coding sequence ATGCTCAGATCGATCATAAACTTCGTTGAGCCCTACGATCCAGGGTTATTCCCGGAAGACCTCGCGGAGAAATACGGTCTGGAGGTCTCCGAGATAGTCAACTTGGGCTCCAACGAGAACCCTTATCCTCCACCTCCGGGGGTGCTTGAGGAGATCATCTCCGCGTTAGGGAAAATAAACAGGTATCCCCATCCATCTTATACTGCTTTAAAGGAGAGGTTAGCCAGCTATGTGGGCTTAGATAAAAGCTATATATCGGTGGGTGCCGGGGCCTCAGAACTATTGGATAACGTATGCAAGGCCTTCTTGGATCCATTGGATAGGGTCGTCGTCCCGATACCCACCTATACACTTTACATACTCCTAGCTATGCTCAGGGAGGCCGAGGTACACTTCGTAGAGACAGAGGGTTCAGCCTTCCAAGTAGACCTGGAGAGCCTGTTGGAGGCCTCAAGGTATGCGAAGCTGGTGTTCATGGGTTCCCCGAATAACCCGACCGGAGCGGTGGTCCCCTTAGACATACTCGATAAGTTCCTAGGAGAGACTGAGGGCATACTCGTATTGGATGAAACTTACCATGAGTTCTCAGGGATATCTGCAGCCAAGCTCGTCGAGGATCGCAGCAACCTCATAGTTATACGTTCCATGTCCAAATACTTCTCGTTGGCTGGTTTAAGGATCGGCTACTCCATCTCAAACCCCAAGGTGGCCGAGGCCCTGGAGAAGATAAGGCTACCCTTCAGCATCTCTATGCCCGCGGTGAGGGGGGCGACTAGAGCCTTGGAGGAGCTGGAATACTTCAGGGAGAAAAGGGAGAGGATACTCTCAGAGAGGAATAGGCTCATCCACGAGCTGAAACGTTTCAGCTTCCTCAAGGCTTATCCCTCCCACGCCAACTTCGTCCTTTTAAAGGTGTTGGAGAAGCCCTTCGAATCCGATTTAACGGAGTTCCTGGCTAGAAAACATATCATAGTTAGGGGCTTAACTGGGCTGCTGGGCTTGAAAGGCGAGTACGTAAGGGTCACCGTCGGTAGGCCCGAGGAGAACTCTAGGTTCATAGAGGCCTGCGAGGAGGTGGAGGAGCTCCTCTAA
- a CDS encoding 4Fe-4S dicluster domain-containing protein, protein MGKVYVVEEACMGCGLCEVYCLVQHSSSRDILKAYKRERPRPISRVRREVAHPLSFAIQCRHCTEAPCVDACLTGAMYLDEDTGAVLHDPSRCVGCWTCIMVCPVGALNMDLENRVVAKCDLCSLSGEPACVANCPNGALEYREEP, encoded by the coding sequence CTGGGGAAGGTATACGTCGTAGAGGAGGCGTGCATGGGATGCGGGCTCTGCGAGGTATACTGTCTAGTCCAGCACTCCAGCTCCAGGGATATACTGAAGGCTTATAAGAGGGAGAGGCCGAGGCCCATAAGCCGGGTGAGGCGCGAAGTAGCCCATCCCCTGTCGTTCGCGATCCAATGCAGACACTGCACGGAGGCACCATGCGTCGACGCCTGCCTCACAGGAGCCATGTACCTCGATGAGGATACGGGGGCGGTGCTCCATGACCCGAGCAGATGCGTGGGATGCTGGACCTGCATAATGGTTTGCCCTGTAGGGGCACTTAACATGGATTTGGAGAACCGAGTAGTGGCTAAATGCGACCTATGCAGCCTCTCGGGCGAGCCAGCTTGCGTGGCGAACTGCCCCAACGGCGCCCTCGAATACAGGGAGGAACCTTGA
- the gltA gene encoding NADPH-dependent glutamate synthase, which translates to MAERGGDRFKRKPMRKRPPHERIRDFHEVALGFTEEDALAEAARCLQCPNPTCIPGCPVEIDIKSFIGFIREGDYESAIRKIKEKNNLPGICGRVCPQEVQCEEVCVLNRKGAPIAIGALERFAADYERSKGVPEARRGEPTEMRVAVVGSGPAGLTAAGDLARLGHEVTIFEALHSPGGVLTYGIPEFRLPKSIVRDEIEYVKSLGVKIMTNVIVGRTITLDEVFAMGFHAVFIGTGAGSPKFLYIPGENLNGVYSANEFLTRCNLMKAYLFGEYDTPIYIGRQVAVIGAGNVAMDAARTALRLGAEEVTVVYRRSEAEMPARLEEIHNAREEGIKFQTLTVPVRFLGEDGWVKGMECIRMRLGEPDDTGRRKPIPVEGSNFQFEVDMVIVAIGQNPNPTLTRTVKGLNTSEEGLIITDENGRTSIPGVWAGGDIVTGEATVISAMGAAKRAARDIHNYLMEKKGAALGWIPPTP; encoded by the coding sequence ATGGCTGAGCGTGGAGGGGACAGGTTTAAGAGGAAGCCGATGCGGAAGAGACCCCCCCATGAGAGAATCAGGGATTTCCATGAGGTTGCCCTGGGATTTACCGAGGAGGACGCCTTAGCTGAGGCCGCTAGATGCCTCCAATGTCCGAATCCCACATGTATCCCAGGCTGCCCCGTGGAGATAGACATCAAATCCTTCATCGGATTCATAAGGGAAGGGGACTACGAATCGGCCATCAGGAAGATCAAGGAGAAGAATAACCTCCCAGGCATCTGCGGAAGGGTGTGCCCCCAGGAGGTTCAATGCGAGGAGGTGTGCGTGCTCAACCGTAAAGGTGCTCCCATAGCCATAGGAGCCCTAGAGAGGTTCGCGGCCGATTATGAACGTTCTAAGGGTGTACCTGAGGCTCGGAGGGGGGAGCCGACCGAGATGAGAGTGGCTGTCGTGGGCTCGGGGCCGGCGGGGCTAACCGCCGCCGGGGACCTCGCAAGGCTGGGACATGAGGTCACCATATTCGAAGCCCTCCACTCCCCGGGAGGAGTATTAACCTATGGGATACCGGAGTTCAGGCTCCCGAAATCCATAGTTAGGGATGAGATCGAATACGTGAAGAGTTTAGGGGTGAAGATAATGACCAACGTGATAGTCGGCAGAACTATTACGTTGGATGAGGTCTTCGCCATGGGTTTCCACGCCGTGTTCATAGGGACAGGGGCGGGCTCCCCCAAGTTTCTTTATATTCCAGGGGAGAACTTGAACGGGGTCTATTCCGCGAATGAGTTCCTCACCCGTTGTAACTTGATGAAGGCGTACCTCTTCGGGGAATACGACACTCCCATATATATTGGGAGGCAGGTAGCGGTCATAGGTGCGGGCAATGTCGCTATGGATGCTGCTAGGACCGCCTTAAGGCTCGGAGCCGAAGAGGTTACGGTCGTATACAGGCGTTCTGAGGCTGAGATGCCTGCTAGGCTCGAGGAGATCCATAACGCTAGAGAGGAGGGTATCAAGTTCCAGACGTTAACGGTGCCTGTGAGGTTTCTAGGCGAGGATGGGTGGGTGAAGGGGATGGAGTGTATAAGGATGAGGCTTGGTGAGCCCGACGATACCGGCAGGAGGAAGCCTATACCAGTGGAGGGATCGAACTTCCAGTTTGAGGTGGACATGGTCATAGTCGCCATAGGACAGAACCCGAATCCCACCCTAACCAGGACCGTGAAGGGCTTGAATACTAGTGAAGAAGGCTTGATAATAACGGATGAGAACGGTAGGACAAGCATCCCCGGTGTATGGGCTGGGGGAGACATAGTAACCGGAGAGGCCACCGTGATAAGCGCCATGGGCGCCGCTAAAAGGGCTGCCAGAGACATTCATAATTATTTAATGGAGAAGAAGGGGGCTGCCTTGGGCTGGATCCCCCCCACGCCCTAG
- a CDS encoding glutamine amidotransferase family protein yields MTSLQNPYREDKVHEACGLLGIIDTSKARFSAYEPIRAMENMHDRGNGLGAGFAVYGLYPEHRDEYALHVMYLDGQAKDRVEKHIEKHVEVNHAEEIPTDDKVRVVNPPVMWRYFVTPKRGLSEETGEDEYIREMVMRINMATGKAFVFSSGKDMGVFKGVGYPEELADYFMLSEYRGYLWLGHTRFPTNTPGWWGGAHPFSILDWSVVHNGELSSYGANRRYLEMFGYRCTMQTDTEVMAYAFDLLVRRQGLPLDVAAKILAPPLWIEIDRMPSEERKVHTALRQCYGGLLMNGPFTIIVAHHGEMIGLTDRLKLRPLSAAVKGGRVYMASEEAAIRVLCRDPDRVWRPKGGEPVVGRVKALEVVREMIL; encoded by the coding sequence ATAACATCGCTTCAGAATCCATACCGTGAGGACAAAGTCCATGAGGCCTGCGGCCTATTAGGGATAATAGATACTTCTAAGGCGAGGTTCTCAGCATACGAGCCTATTAGAGCCATGGAGAACATGCATGACAGGGGGAACGGCCTAGGAGCCGGCTTCGCAGTCTATGGACTATACCCGGAACACAGAGATGAATACGCCCTTCACGTGATGTATCTGGACGGGCAAGCTAAGGATCGCGTGGAGAAGCACATAGAGAAGCACGTGGAGGTGAACCATGCGGAGGAGATCCCCACGGATGACAAGGTTCGGGTAGTTAACCCGCCGGTCATGTGGAGGTACTTCGTAACCCCTAAGAGGGGCTTATCAGAGGAGACAGGTGAAGATGAATATATCAGGGAAATGGTTATGAGGATCAATATGGCTACGGGTAAAGCCTTCGTGTTCTCAAGTGGCAAAGATATGGGCGTCTTCAAGGGAGTGGGCTACCCCGAGGAATTGGCGGATTACTTCATGCTCAGCGAGTATAGGGGATATCTATGGCTGGGCCACACCAGGTTTCCCACGAATACCCCGGGATGGTGGGGTGGAGCGCACCCGTTCAGCATCCTCGACTGGAGCGTGGTTCACAACGGCGAATTATCCTCTTACGGTGCTAATAGGAGGTACCTTGAAATGTTCGGTTACAGATGTACCATGCAGACGGATACTGAGGTGATGGCTTACGCCTTCGACCTGCTTGTGAGGAGACAGGGGCTGCCTTTAGATGTGGCGGCTAAGATATTGGCTCCCCCCCTATGGATTGAGATCGATAGGATGCCCAGCGAGGAGAGGAAGGTCCACACAGCTTTAAGGCAATGCTACGGCGGCCTATTGATGAACGGACCCTTCACGATTATAGTGGCCCATCATGGGGAGATGATAGGGTTAACCGATAGGTTAAAGCTTAGACCACTCTCCGCGGCTGTGAAGGGGGGCAGGGTATACATGGCCTCGGAGGAGGCCGCCATCAGGGTTCTCTGCAGGGATCCCGACAGGGTTTGGCGTCCGAAAGGCGGGGAGCCGGTGGTTGGGAGGGTTAAAGCATTAGAGGTTGTAAGGGAGATGATCCTATGA
- a CDS encoding alpha-hydroxy-acid oxidizing protein — protein sequence MKSYMLPEFNVYRDLERCVSCQVCVNQCTYMVHYYDEEEDLVKSREENCVGCLRCAMLCPTKALKIVPNPTSYRENHHWTRESISAIKVQAESGGVILTGMGCDKPQYTYWDRIVLNASQVTNPSIDPLREPMEIRTFLGKKPKELSIEAGSGRYSLTTELSPQLKLEMPIMFTAISYGAVSFNVHESLAMAASESGTYFNTGEGGLDRRLYRYGDHAIVQVASGRFGVDPSYLEVGAAVEIKIGQGAKPGIGGHLPGEKVSREISRTRMIPKGTDALSPAPQHDIYSIEDLSQLIYAIKEATGYAKPVSVKIAAVHNSAAIASGIVRAGADIIALDGIRGSTGAAPKIIRDNVGIPIELALASVDQRLRDEGIRNEASLVVAGGVRNSADVVKAIALGADAVYIGTAALIAIGCTVCQKCYMGRCPWGIATTDPWISKRVNPLIASKRLSNLLRAWSLEIKEMMGGMGINSIESLRGNREMLRGVGLTDKELSILGVRHAGE from the coding sequence ATGAAAAGCTACATGCTGCCGGAGTTCAACGTTTACAGGGACCTCGAAAGGTGCGTATCCTGCCAGGTATGCGTCAACCAATGCACCTATATGGTGCACTACTACGACGAGGAGGAGGACTTGGTTAAAAGCAGGGAGGAAAACTGCGTAGGCTGCCTTAGATGCGCTATGCTCTGCCCGACGAAGGCTCTGAAGATAGTTCCAAACCCCACCAGTTATAGAGAGAACCACCATTGGACACGGGAGTCAATATCAGCTATAAAGGTGCAGGCTGAATCTGGAGGCGTCATACTCACCGGGATGGGATGCGATAAGCCACAGTACACTTACTGGGATAGGATCGTATTAAACGCCAGCCAAGTTACAAACCCCTCCATAGACCCCCTTAGGGAGCCCATGGAGATAAGAACCTTCCTGGGGAAGAAGCCTAAAGAATTATCCATCGAGGCTGGATCTGGAAGGTACTCCCTGACTACGGAGTTGTCGCCGCAGCTTAAGCTCGAGATGCCTATAATGTTCACAGCCATATCCTATGGAGCTGTAAGCTTTAACGTCCATGAATCCCTGGCTATGGCTGCATCAGAGTCAGGAACCTACTTCAACACGGGGGAGGGAGGGTTAGATAGGCGGTTATATAGGTATGGGGACCACGCCATAGTCCAAGTTGCCTCGGGGAGGTTTGGGGTCGATCCGAGCTACCTTGAAGTAGGAGCTGCCGTGGAGATAAAGATAGGTCAAGGAGCGAAGCCCGGAATAGGAGGACATCTGCCAGGCGAGAAGGTGTCCAGGGAGATCTCGAGGACGAGGATGATACCTAAAGGCACAGACGCCTTATCCCCCGCCCCCCAACACGACATATACTCCATCGAGGATCTCTCACAGCTTATATACGCCATCAAGGAGGCCACCGGATATGCAAAGCCCGTATCCGTTAAGATCGCCGCGGTTCACAATTCCGCTGCAATAGCCAGCGGAATTGTCAGGGCTGGAGCGGACATCATAGCCTTAGACGGGATAAGGGGTTCCACCGGGGCCGCACCTAAGATAATAAGGGATAACGTGGGTATCCCCATCGAACTCGCGTTAGCCTCCGTGGATCAGAGGCTTAGAGATGAAGGCATAAGGAATGAAGCCTCCCTGGTTGTGGCCGGCGGGGTCCGTAACAGCGCAGACGTGGTTAAAGCCATAGCCTTAGGAGCGGACGCTGTATACATAGGAACGGCAGCCCTCATAGCTATAGGATGCACAGTGTGCCAGAAATGCTACATGGGGAGATGTCCATGGGGTATAGCGACCACCGACCCATGGATATCGAAGCGGGTGAATCCCCTAATAGCCTCCAAGAGGCTGTCCAACCTTTTGAGGGCTTGGAGCCTCGAGATCAAGGAGATGATGGGAGGCATGGGGATAAACTCCATCGAAAGCCTGAGGGGCAATCGGGAAATGCTTAGGGGAGTAGGCTTAACGGATAAGGAGCTTAGTATCCTGGGGGTAAGACATGCGGGTGAGTAA
- a CDS encoding Glu/Leu/Phe/Val dehydrogenase gives MGGYNPFNEVIEQLDKTAELIDLDPNVLEQLKHPRRILVVSVPVRMDDGHIKVFTGCRVQYNMWRGPYKGGIRYHPSVTLEEVTALAAWMTFKTAVVDIPYGGAKGGVVCDPKRLSRGELERLTRRYTSMIMDEIGPFKDVPAPDVGTDAQIMAWIMDTYSSLKGYSVPEVVTGKPVSLGGSYGRDGATGRGVAICTKEAADHMGISLKGASVAVQGFGKVGSWAARILHEMGCRIVAVSDSKAAIYREDGMNPEKLLEYKNVEGSVSGFEGCKPISHEELLELDCDILVPAALENAITESNADKIRARIVSEGANGPTTPKADQILYEKGVFVIPDILANAGGVTVSYFEWVQNLNRDRWSLEEVNRRLKERMQTAFHEVLKVSKDGGVSMRTAAYMLAVRRVADAHIKLGLFP, from the coding sequence TTGGGTGGATACAACCCTTTTAACGAAGTTATAGAGCAGTTGGATAAGACGGCTGAGCTGATAGACCTCGACCCCAACGTCTTGGAGCAGCTTAAGCATCCTAGGAGGATCCTGGTGGTCTCGGTGCCGGTGAGGATGGATGACGGCCACATCAAAGTCTTCACGGGCTGCCGCGTCCAGTATAATATGTGGAGGGGCCCGTATAAGGGGGGCATCCGATACCATCCATCGGTCACCTTGGAGGAGGTGACAGCCTTAGCCGCCTGGATGACCTTCAAGACGGCTGTGGTTGACATTCCATATGGGGGCGCTAAGGGGGGCGTCGTATGCGACCCCAAGAGGCTCTCTAGGGGGGAGTTGGAGAGGCTTACTAGGAGGTATACCTCCATGATCATGGATGAGATAGGCCCCTTCAAGGACGTCCCAGCGCCCGATGTGGGAACGGACGCCCAGATAATGGCTTGGATCATGGACACCTACAGCAGCCTGAAGGGATACAGCGTACCAGAAGTGGTCACGGGTAAACCCGTATCCCTGGGCGGGTCCTATGGTAGGGATGGCGCGACAGGTAGAGGCGTGGCCATCTGCACTAAGGAGGCTGCCGATCATATGGGGATATCCCTTAAAGGGGCGTCCGTCGCTGTTCAGGGCTTCGGTAAGGTGGGATCGTGGGCGGCCCGGATCCTCCACGAGATGGGCTGCAGGATAGTCGCGGTGAGCGACTCCAAAGCGGCAATATACCGGGAAGACGGGATGAACCCTGAGAAGCTCCTGGAGTATAAGAACGTCGAAGGCTCGGTGTCGGGCTTCGAAGGATGTAAACCCATAAGTCATGAGGAGCTCCTGGAGCTTGACTGTGACATATTGGTTCCCGCAGCCCTGGAGAACGCTATAACCGAGAGCAATGCGGATAAGATAAGGGCTAGGATAGTCTCCGAGGGCGCCAACGGCCCAACAACCCCTAAGGCGGATCAGATCCTATATGAAAAGGGTGTATTCGTGATCCCGGACATATTGGCGAACGCTGGAGGTGTAACTGTGAGCTACTTCGAGTGGGTGCAGAACCTGAACAGGGATAGATGGAGCCTAGAGGAAGTCAATAGGAGACTTAAAGAGAGGATGCAAACAGCCTTCCATGAAGTTCTGAAGGTCTCCAAGGACGGCGGAGTCAGCATGAGGACGGCGGCCTACATGCTCGCCGTGAGGAGGGTAGCCGACGCCCATATAAAGCTGGGTTTATTCCCCTAA
- a CDS encoding NAD(P)/FAD-dependent oxidoreductase — MKTHHLIIGASAGAISAIEAIRSIDGGRASITVISDERPAGYSKPMLPEFLAGEVDIKGILFRDEAFWRRNKVRLIYGRVSELDLDCRKAKVSGNPSILELEYERLLVATGGKPIISQIEGLENVEKYTFTTLGDAEGLANRLPETSNVAVIGGGLIGVGLSEALIKLGKRVVLIELKPHILSQVLDEKASGILEDRMRRAGVEIRTGHTVARVHWRSHPEKPSYAELDDGDRIPCQQIIMAIGVTPNVELASKAGVETGKGIIVNERMETSIPGVYACGDAVELYDFAHEGRRPLPLWPVARWTGKTAGYNMAGSSRELQGATSMSAMKYFGVPIVSVGHVNPGSQDGYEVEAYLDPARRVYRKIVIKDERIAGFILLGEICDAGIMYYLMRSRVDVRRIKGRIPTRGLGLAHLPRRVRKELLRR, encoded by the coding sequence TTGAAAACTCATCACCTAATAATAGGAGCATCTGCCGGAGCTATATCGGCCATAGAAGCGATAAGGAGCATAGACGGTGGAAGAGCATCTATAACTGTTATATCGGATGAGAGACCCGCCGGCTACTCGAAGCCCATGTTGCCAGAGTTCCTGGCCGGGGAAGTAGACATCAAAGGGATACTATTCCGAGACGAAGCTTTCTGGAGGAGGAATAAGGTCCGTCTAATATATGGAAGAGTCTCCGAATTAGATCTGGACTGTAGGAAAGCCAAGGTTTCAGGAAATCCATCGATCCTAGAGCTCGAATATGAGAGGCTCCTGGTGGCTACAGGAGGTAAACCGATAATCTCCCAGATAGAAGGCCTGGAAAACGTTGAGAAGTACACGTTCACAACCCTGGGAGATGCTGAGGGGCTGGCTAATAGACTCCCGGAGACGAGCAATGTGGCCGTAATAGGGGGCGGCCTAATAGGTGTAGGCCTCTCAGAAGCCTTAATAAAGCTCGGTAAGAGGGTGGTCCTCATAGAGTTAAAGCCCCATATACTCTCCCAAGTGCTGGACGAGAAGGCCTCAGGCATACTTGAAGATAGGATGAGGAGAGCTGGGGTGGAGATAAGGACGGGCCACACGGTAGCTAGGGTGCATTGGAGGAGCCATCCGGAAAAGCCGTCATACGCTGAGCTCGACGATGGAGATAGGATTCCATGCCAGCAGATAATAATGGCTATAGGCGTCACCCCCAACGTGGAGCTCGCCTCGAAAGCCGGAGTGGAGACAGGCAAAGGAATAATCGTTAACGAAAGGATGGAGACATCCATCCCGGGCGTATATGCATGCGGCGACGCCGTGGAGCTCTACGACTTCGCGCATGAGGGCAGGAGGCCCCTACCTCTATGGCCCGTGGCTAGATGGACCGGCAAAACAGCCGGATATAACATGGCGGGATCCAGCCGTGAGCTTCAAGGGGCCACATCCATGAGCGCCATGAAATACTTCGGCGTCCCCATAGTCTCGGTGGGCCACGTGAACCCTGGAAGCCAGGACGGATACGAGGTGGAGGCTTACCTGGATCCCGCGCGGAGAGTCTACAGGAAGATAGTGATCAAGGATGAGCGCATAGCAGGCTTCATCCTCCTAGGGGAAATATGCGATGCAGGCATAATGTATTACCTGATGAGGAGCCGCGTCGACGTCCGCAGGATTAAAGGCAGGATTCCAACCCGAGGCCTCGGCTTAGCCCATCTCCCGAGGAGGGTCAGGAAGGAGCTCCTACGGAGGTGA
- a CDS encoding Lrp/AsnC family transcriptional regulator → MPLDELDFNILRLLNEDARISYRDMAKRLGVAVGTIHNRVKRLTGDGVIKGFIPLLDPGKLGYDITALMLVKARGGHLLEVEKQLAESGDTAIVYDITGEHDIAVVARFKSRGELNSFVKRVLAMEHVERTETSLVLNIVKEDLKVIL, encoded by the coding sequence ATGCCGCTGGATGAGCTGGACTTTAATATCTTAAGGCTGCTCAACGAGGATGCGAGGATCAGCTATAGGGACATGGCCAAGAGGCTAGGGGTGGCCGTCGGGACCATCCATAACAGGGTTAAACGCCTAACCGGCGATGGGGTCATAAAAGGTTTCATTCCCCTGCTGGACCCCGGAAAACTAGGCTACGACATAACCGCCCTGATGCTGGTGAAGGCCCGGGGAGGGCACCTGCTGGAAGTTGAGAAGCAGCTAGCCGAGAGCGGAGACACCGCTATAGTCTACGACATAACCGGAGAACACGACATAGCTGTTGTAGCGAGGTTTAAGAGCAGAGGGGAGTTAAACAGCTTCGTCAAGAGGGTTCTCGCCATGGAGCACGTGGAACGCACAGAGACGAGCCTCGTCCTGAACATCGTAAAGGAGGACCTCAAAGTCATCCTGTGA
- the glnA gene encoding type I glutamate--ammonia ligase: MKREGIENILCMFSDLRGILQSFTVPAKEFVEGDAFKGIGFDGSSIRGFKTIEESDMVWMPDPSTFTVIPWISDPLQRSMLGFGDIYEAFGERGGGCISEVDPRGYVAARAVEEAERLGFKAVFGPEIEFFVFESVDPTHLSYDLWVSPNGGRGDSWGPPRVVPRSPEIAPGRLILRPKEAYFRAPPEDSTNDYRNELAYILRRMGVEVEMHHHEVATSGQIELDYKAMEAVKCGDAFYKYKFAARNIAAKYGWVATFMPKPIYLDNASGMHTHISLWRGEPFKGENAFYDKDDEYGLSQTARYFIGGLIEHSKALTAICCPTVNSYKRLVPGFEAPINISWSPRNRSALIRVPLYFRDPRAVRCEYRGCDSSCNPYLAFACLLTAGLDGIRKSRDPGDPLRMDMYSLTNEEKRRYGVGELPTTLRDALDHLSTDEVIQRALGSHIYESFMELKMEEWNQYCLYITPWEIMKYLDY; the protein is encoded by the coding sequence ATGAAGAGGGAGGGGATAGAAAACATCCTATGCATGTTCTCGGATCTCCGGGGGATACTTCAAAGCTTCACCGTTCCAGCAAAGGAGTTCGTGGAGGGTGATGCCTTTAAAGGAATAGGGTTCGACGGATCATCCATCAGGGGTTTCAAAACCATAGAGGAGAGCGACATGGTTTGGATGCCGGATCCATCAACCTTCACGGTGATCCCATGGATTTCGGACCCCCTCCAGAGGAGCATGCTGGGTTTCGGGGACATCTACGAAGCATTCGGTGAGAGGGGCGGAGGCTGTATCTCCGAGGTGGATCCCAGGGGCTACGTCGCAGCTAGGGCGGTCGAAGAGGCTGAACGCCTGGGGTTTAAAGCAGTTTTCGGCCCTGAGATAGAGTTCTTCGTATTTGAGAGTGTGGATCCGACACATCTAAGTTATGATCTATGGGTTTCTCCCAATGGGGGTAGGGGGGATTCATGGGGTCCTCCCAGGGTGGTTCCGAGATCCCCTGAAATCGCCCCTGGGAGGCTAATCCTGAGGCCCAAGGAAGCATATTTCAGGGCGCCTCCGGAGGATTCCACGAACGATTACAGGAATGAGCTGGCCTACATCCTTAGGAGGATGGGGGTGGAGGTTGAGATGCACCACCATGAGGTTGCCACGTCGGGTCAAATAGAGCTGGATTACAAGGCCATGGAAGCCGTTAAATGCGGGGATGCCTTCTATAAGTATAAGTTTGCCGCCCGGAACATCGCGGCGAAATATGGGTGGGTGGCCACCTTCATGCCGAAGCCCATCTACCTGGACAACGCGAGCGGGATGCATACCCATATCAGCCTATGGAGGGGGGAGCCGTTTAAAGGCGAGAACGCCTTCTACGATAAGGATGACGAGTACGGCCTAAGCCAGACTGCACGCTACTTTATAGGCGGCTTGATCGAGCATTCCAAGGCTCTGACCGCTATATGCTGCCCTACCGTGAACAGCTATAAGAGGCTCGTACCGGGGTTCGAGGCCCCTATAAACATAAGTTGGAGTCCTAGGAACAGGAGCGCTCTGATACGCGTACCCCTATACTTCAGGGATCCCAGAGCCGTCCGATGCGAATACAGGGGATGCGACTCCTCCTGTAATCCTTATCTGGCCTTCGCCTGCCTTTTAACGGCTGGCCTGGATGGCATAAGGAAGAGCAGGGATCCAGGGGATCCTTTAAGGATGGATATGTACTCCCTCACCAACGAGGAGAAACGAAGATACGGAGTTGGGGAGCTCCCCACAACGCTCAGGGACGCCCTAGACCACCTCTCCACGGACGAGGTGATCCAGAGAGCCTTGGGAAGCCACATCTACGAGTCCTTCATGGAGTTGAAGATGGAGGAGTGGAACCAATACTGCCTTTACATAACGCCATGGGAGATAATGAAGTATCTAGACTACTAA